The proteins below are encoded in one region of Coriobacteriia bacterium:
- a CDS encoding cupredoxin domain-containing protein yields the protein MTPITYTDVYSVGLEGITCRSGEALVTMHVLDIDGVETVSIDRGRRLVALSSADHDLHDEIVRAVVTAGLAPTSVTATPLERIAGDDHLSVEEKAVLGMTPEPPAPPARAAIQTVQRLTVRVTDGYEPDRIIVAAGIPVELTFTEGHGCLGRVVFEGLGIEADLEQGGAVVSLPALEPGEYPFSCGMHMVHGTLVAE from the coding sequence ATGACACCCATCACGTACACGGACGTCTACAGCGTCGGCCTCGAAGGCATCACATGCCGTTCGGGAGAAGCGCTCGTGACGATGCACGTGCTCGACATCGACGGCGTCGAGACCGTCTCGATCGACAGGGGGCGGCGCCTCGTAGCCCTCTCGTCGGCCGATCACGACCTGCACGACGAGATCGTGCGGGCGGTCGTGACCGCCGGGCTCGCGCCGACGTCCGTCACCGCGACGCCGCTCGAGCGCATCGCGGGCGACGATCACTTGAGTGTCGAGGAGAAAGCCGTCCTCGGCATGACGCCGGAGCCGCCCGCCCCGCCCGCCCGCGCCGCCATCCAGACGGTGCAGCGCCTGACGGTGCGTGTGACCGACGGCTACGAGCCGGACAGGATCATCGTCGCTGCCGGCATACCCGTGGAGCTGACCTTCACCGAGGGGCACGGCTGCCTCGGGAGGGTCGTCTTCGAAGGCCTCGGCATCGAAGCCGACCTCGAGCAGGGCGGCGCTGTAGTCAGTCTGCCCGCGCTCGAGCCGGGCGAGTATCCATTCAGCTGCGGCATGCACATGGTGCACGGCACCCTGGTAGCGGAG